A stretch of Oncorhynchus mykiss isolate Arlee chromosome 14, USDA_OmykA_1.1, whole genome shotgun sequence DNA encodes these proteins:
- the LOC110487965 gene encoding gap junction beta-1 protein-like: protein MNWGSFYAVISGVNRHSTGIGRIWLSVIFIFRILVLVVAAESVWGDEKSGFTCNTQQPGCNSVCYDQFFPISHIRLWALQLILVSTPALLVAMHVAHRRHINKKILKKSGRASPKELEQIKYQKFAIAGALWWTYMISVLFRIVLEVGFLYIFYLIYPDFKMFRLVKCDSYPCPNTVDCFVSRPTEKTIFTVFMLSVSGVCVLLNLAEVAYLIGRACLRCIHGNQDKNKVAGIGQKLSSYKQNEINQMIADQSKFKFNVGARKTSMEKGERCSAF from the coding sequence ATGAACTGGGGGTCCTTTTACGCCGTGATCAGCGGCGTAAACAGGCATTCCACCGGCATCGGCCGCATCTGGCTGTCTGTCATCTTCATCTTCAGAATCCTGGTCCTCGTGGTGGCGGCCGAGTCGGTCTGGGGCGACGAGAAGTCTGGCTTCACCTGCAACACCCAGCAGCCCGGCTGCAACTCTGTCTGCTATGACCAGTTCTTTCCCATCTCACACATCCGCCTGTGGGCCTTGCAGCTCATCCTGGTGTCCACGCCTGCTCTCCTAGTGGCCATGCATGTAGCCCATCGCAGACACATCAACAAGAAGATCCTGAAGAAGTCCGGGCGCGCTTCCCCTAAGGAGTTGGAACAAATCAAGTATCAGAAGTTTGCGATCGCAGGCGCCCTCTGGTGGACCTATATGATCAGTGTGCTGTTTAGGATCGTTCTGGAAGTCGGCTTCCTTTATATATTCTACTTGATCTACCCTGACTTCAAGATGTTCCGTCTGGTCAAGTGTGACTCGTACCCCTGCCCCAACACTGTGGACTGCTTTGTGTCGCGACCCACGGAGAAAACCATCTTCACCGTGTTCATGCTCTCCGTGTCGGGGGTGTGTGTTCTCCTCAACCTGGCCGAGGTGGCCTACCTGATTGGCAGAGCCTGTCTGAGGTGTATCCATGGTAACCAGGACAAGAATAAGGTAGCAGGGATCGGTCAGAAACTGTCCTCCTACAAACAGAATGAAATCAACCAGATGATCGCTGACCAGTCGAAGTTCAAGTTCAACGTGGGAGCTAGGAAGACCTctatggagaagggagagaggtgtTCTGCTTTCTGA
- the LOC110487964 gene encoding gap junction alpha-3 protein, with protein MGDWNLLGKLLEKAQEHSTVVGKVWLTVLFIFRILVLSAAAEKVWGDEQSGFTCDTKQPGCENVCYDITFPISHVRFWVLQIIFVSTPTLIYLGHILHLVRMEEKQKQREKDADRAGDKPPLLETKACKAPVRDNSGRVRLKGELLRTYVFNVIFKTLFEVGFIVMQYLLYGFQLQPMYTCDRSPCPNTVNCYISRPTEKTIFIIFMLVVAGLSLFLNLIEMYHLGSTKCRQGIKYHREDLSSDSVSKEPSEVDEAVPYAPSYDHYHGGQPAYPQLQPDQQVQPAYPPVPSYNMSPLSEETDSTYQPYHNKAAYKQNKDNLAVERSGSRQPEEEGDLKGKKGGGETWGGSEPGSPSLARAGRTAAKHGNNKTRIDDLKI; from the exons ATGGGGGACTGGAACCTGTTGGGGAAGTTGTTGGAGAAAGCCCAGGAACATAGCACCGTAGTGGGAAAGGTCTGGCTCACGGTCCTCTTCATCTTTAGGATCCTGGTCCTGAGCGCCGCAGCAGAGAAG GTGTGGGGGGACGAGCAGTCAGGGTTCACCTGCGACACCAAGCAACCTGGATGTGAGAACGTCTGTTATGACATCACCTTCCCCATCTCTCACGTCCGCTTCTGGGTCCTACAGATCATATTCGTCTCCACGCCCACCCTCATTTACCTGGGTCATATATTACACCTGGTGAGGATGGAGGAGAaacagaagcagagagagaaggacgcAGATCGGGCCGGGGACAAACCACCCTTGCTGGAGACCAAAGCCTGTAAAGCCCCGGTGAGGGACAACAGTGGTAGGGTTCGACTGAAGGGGGAACTACTGAGGACCTACGTGTTCAACGTCATCTTCAAGACGCTGTTCGAGGTGGGCTTCATCGTCATGCAGTACCTGCTCTATGGCTTCCAGCTGCAGCCCATGTACACCTGTGACCGCTCGCCCTGCCCCAACACAGTCAACTGCTACATCTCCCGACCCACAGAGAAAACCATCTTCATCATCTTCATGCTAGTAGTGGCAGGTTTGTCTCTGTTCCTCAACTTGATAGAGATGTACCACCTGGGATCCACTAAGTGTCGCCAGGGGATCAAGTACCACCGGGAGGATCTGAGCTCAGACTCTGTCTCCAAGGAGCCCAGCGAGGTAGACGAGGCTGTACCCTACGCTCCTAGCTACGACCACTACCACGGAGGCCAGCCAGCCTACCCTCAACTCCAACCAGACCAGCAGGTCCAGCCAGCATACCCTCCTGTCCCCAGCTATAACATGTCCCCGCTATCTGAGGAGACTGACTCCACCTACCAGCCCTACCACAACAAGGCAGCCTACAAGCAGAACAAGGACAACCTGGCGGTGGAGAGGAGTGGCAGCAGGCAGCCGGAAGAGGAGGGGGACTTGAAAGGGAAGAAGGGCGGAGGAGAAACGTGGGGGGGGTCGGAGCCAGGTTCCCCATCTCTAGCCCGGGCTGGACGCACCGCTGCTAAACACGGCAACAACAAGACCAGAATAGACGATCTGAAGATCTGA